The proteins below come from a single Clarias gariepinus isolate MV-2021 ecotype Netherlands chromosome 17, CGAR_prim_01v2, whole genome shotgun sequence genomic window:
- the ugcg gene encoding ceramide glucosyltransferase isoform X2 has protein sequence MALLELAMQGFSIFGFILFLVLWLMHFMSIIYVRLHLKPLKGVDPNLVSNLETFFELDYPKYEILLCVQDHDDPAIDVCKKLLGKYPSVDARLFIGGKKVGINPKINNLMPGYEGAKYDLVWICDSGIRVRPDTLTDMANHMTEKVGLVHGLPYVADRQGFAATLEQVYFGTSHPRSYISANVTGIKCVTGMSCLMRKDVLDQAGGLIAFAQYIAEDYFMAKAIADRGWKFSMATQVAMQNSGSYSIAQFQSRMIRWAKLRINMLPATIIEPVSECFVASLIIGWAAHHLFRWDIMVFFMCHCLAWFISDYIQLRGVQGGPLCFSKLDYAVAWFIRESMSIQIFLSALWDPTISWRTGRYRLRCGGTAEEILDV, from the exons ATGGCTTTGCTGGAGCTCGCTATGCAGGGCTTCTCCAtctttggatttattttatttcttgttctCTGGCTCATGCATTTCATGTCCATCATCTACGT cCGCCTGCATCTCAA ACCTCTGAAGGGCGTCGACCCGAACCTCGTCAGTAACCTCGAGACGTTCTTCGAGCTCGACTACCCGAAG tatgaaATTCTGCTCTGCGTGCAAGATCATGACGATCCGGCCATCGACGTGTGTAAAAAGCTGCTCGGGAAATACCCCAGTGTCGACGCCCGCCTGTTTATAg gtgGTAAGAAGGTTGGCATCAACCCCAAGATAAACAACCTCATGCCAGGTTACGAAGGCGCCAAATACGACCTGGTGTGGATCTGCGACAGCGGTATCCGAG TCAGACCCGACACGCTGACTGACATGGCTAATCACATGACCGAGAAGGTGGGTCTGGTTCATGGCCTCCCGTACGTCGCGGACCGCCAGGGTTTCGCTGCTACGCTCGAGCAG GTGTATTTCGGAACGTCACACCCGCGCTCCTACATCTCAGCTAACGTGACGGGGATTAAGTGTGTGACGGGGATGTCGTGTCTCATGAGGAAGGACGTCCTGGACCAGGCGGGCGGTCTCATTGCCTTCGCGCAGTACATCGCTGAGGATTACTTCATGGCCAAAGCCATCGCCGACAG GGGATGGAAGTTTTCCATGGCGACGCAGGTGGCCATGCAGAACTCGGGCTCGTACTCCATCGCTCAGTTCCAGTCACGCATGATCAG GTGGGCGAAGCTGCGGATCAACATGCTCCCCGCCACCATCATCGAGCCCGTGTCCGAGTGCTTCGTGGCGAGTCTGATCATCGGCTGGGCGGCTCATCACCTGTTCCGCTGGGACATCATGGTGTTCTTCATGTGCCACTGTCTCGCCTGGTTCATCTCTGATTACATTCAGCTCCGAGGAGTTCAG GGCGGTCCTCTGTGCTTCTCCAAGCTGGACTACGCTGTGGCCTGGTTCATTCGAGAGTCCATGAGCATCCAGATCTTCCTCTCGGCTCTCTGGGATCCCACCATCAGCTGGAGGACGGGGCGCTACCGGCTACGCTGCGGCGGCACGGCCGAGGAAATCCTCGATGTGtaa
- the ugcg gene encoding ceramide glucosyltransferase isoform X1 yields the protein MALLELAMQGFSIFGFILFLVLWLMHFMSIIYVRLHLNKKSSDKQPYSKLAGVSLLKPLKGVDPNLVSNLETFFELDYPKYEILLCVQDHDDPAIDVCKKLLGKYPSVDARLFIGGKKVGINPKINNLMPGYEGAKYDLVWICDSGIRVRPDTLTDMANHMTEKVGLVHGLPYVADRQGFAATLEQVYFGTSHPRSYISANVTGIKCVTGMSCLMRKDVLDQAGGLIAFAQYIAEDYFMAKAIADRGWKFSMATQVAMQNSGSYSIAQFQSRMIRWAKLRINMLPATIIEPVSECFVASLIIGWAAHHLFRWDIMVFFMCHCLAWFISDYIQLRGVQGGPLCFSKLDYAVAWFIRESMSIQIFLSALWDPTISWRTGRYRLRCGGTAEEILDV from the exons ATGGCTTTGCTGGAGCTCGCTATGCAGGGCTTCTCCAtctttggatttattttatttcttgttctCTGGCTCATGCATTTCATGTCCATCATCTACGT cCGCCTGCATCTCAACAAGAAGAGCAGCGACAAGCAACCGTACAGCAAACTGGCCGGGGTGTCGCTGCTCAAACCTCTGAAGGGCGTCGACCCGAACCTCGTCAGTAACCTCGAGACGTTCTTCGAGCTCGACTACCCGAAG tatgaaATTCTGCTCTGCGTGCAAGATCATGACGATCCGGCCATCGACGTGTGTAAAAAGCTGCTCGGGAAATACCCCAGTGTCGACGCCCGCCTGTTTATAg gtgGTAAGAAGGTTGGCATCAACCCCAAGATAAACAACCTCATGCCAGGTTACGAAGGCGCCAAATACGACCTGGTGTGGATCTGCGACAGCGGTATCCGAG TCAGACCCGACACGCTGACTGACATGGCTAATCACATGACCGAGAAGGTGGGTCTGGTTCATGGCCTCCCGTACGTCGCGGACCGCCAGGGTTTCGCTGCTACGCTCGAGCAG GTGTATTTCGGAACGTCACACCCGCGCTCCTACATCTCAGCTAACGTGACGGGGATTAAGTGTGTGACGGGGATGTCGTGTCTCATGAGGAAGGACGTCCTGGACCAGGCGGGCGGTCTCATTGCCTTCGCGCAGTACATCGCTGAGGATTACTTCATGGCCAAAGCCATCGCCGACAG GGGATGGAAGTTTTCCATGGCGACGCAGGTGGCCATGCAGAACTCGGGCTCGTACTCCATCGCTCAGTTCCAGTCACGCATGATCAG GTGGGCGAAGCTGCGGATCAACATGCTCCCCGCCACCATCATCGAGCCCGTGTCCGAGTGCTTCGTGGCGAGTCTGATCATCGGCTGGGCGGCTCATCACCTGTTCCGCTGGGACATCATGGTGTTCTTCATGTGCCACTGTCTCGCCTGGTTCATCTCTGATTACATTCAGCTCCGAGGAGTTCAG GGCGGTCCTCTGTGCTTCTCCAAGCTGGACTACGCTGTGGCCTGGTTCATTCGAGAGTCCATGAGCATCCAGATCTTCCTCTCGGCTCTCTGGGATCCCACCATCAGCTGGAGGACGGGGCGCTACCGGCTACGCTGCGGCGGCACGGCCGAGGAAATCCTCGATGTGtaa